A stretch of Castanea sativa cultivar Marrone di Chiusa Pesio chromosome 2, ASM4071231v1 DNA encodes these proteins:
- the LOC142626095 gene encoding nucleoside hydrolase 3-like: MRMLLQRNFLVVVLWIIGVVGANLYTVDCLPHRILLDTDVDTDDFFALLYLLKQNRSEFEVEAVTISVNAWADAGHAVNQIYDILYMMGRDDIAVGVGGDGGILEDGTILPNVGGYLPIIEQGNTTVGYCRYRQAIPVGRRLHIDSNYGIRKAFLPQGRRKYAPLWQPTAQQVMIDKISAGPITVFFIGAHTNFAIFLMNNPHLKKNVEHIYVMGGGVRSKNPTGCCPQNASSSCTPQQCGDHGNMFTDYTSNPYAEFNIFGDPFAAYQVFHSGIPITLVPLDATNTIPISENFFNTFEKNHNTFEAQYCYQSLKIARDIWFDDQFYTSYFMWDSFLSGVAISIMRNSHNHNGENEFAEMEYMNITVVTSNKPYGVYDGSNPFFDGRKVPKFNLKRGGVHSGHVQTRLRDPFCIVKNGKGKCQDGYTAEVTGSEAVQVLVATKAKPNQNIDSPLDREFFISFLDALNRPQHTGRFNLTTQFPHYKEVLYKPDFRSIKLGKPVVFDMDMSAGDFLALFYLLKVPVEVINLKAVIVSTTGWANAATIDIIYDLLHMMGRDDILVGLGDVFAMNQTDPISSAAGDCRYVKAIPHGSGGLIDSDTLYGLARELPRSPRRYTAQNSVKYGAPRNTDHPELRQPLALEVWDSIVANLDPGSKITILTNGPLTNLAKIILSEKNATSFIQDVYIVGGHISHGHGDKGNVFTVHSNKYAEFNMFLDPVAAKTVFDSKVNITLIPLGVQRNVGSLPRILERLLETKRTPEAKFASRLLTRLYHLQKLHSLYKHMDIFSGEILGAVALAGDLKPTVQVKPVKIFAEGVESKDGQTVIDKKYGKLVKILKNVDPTAYYDLFANRLGNMKQSAVIGSFDEQKRQWSTRPK, encoded by the exons ATGAGAATGTTGCTGCAGAGGAATTTCTTGGTTGTGGTGTTATGGATTATAGGAGTTGTTGGAGCTAATCTGTACACTGTGGATTGTCTCCCACATCGAATTCTTTTGGATACAGATGTTGATACTGATGATTTCTTTGCCCTCTTGTACCTCTTGAAGCAGAACAGATCAGAGTTTGAGGTGGAA GCTGTCACTATCAGTGTAAATGCATGGGCTGATGCTGGACATGCTGTGAATCAAATTTATGACATTCTTTACATGATGGGTCGTGATGACATTGCTGTTGGAGTTGGGGGTGATGGTGGGATACTAGAAGATGGTACAATACTGCCAAATGTTGGAGGCTATCTTCCTATTATTGAACAG GGGAATACAACTGTAGGATATTGTAGATATAGACAAGCTATTCCCGTTGGTCGGCGATTGCATATTGATTCCAACTATGGAATCCGAAAAGCTTTCCTCCCTCAG GGGAGAAGGAAGTATGCTCCTCTTTGGCAACCAACTGCACAACAAGTGATGATTGACAAAATATCAGCAGGCCCCATAACTGTTTTTTTTATAGGAGCACATACAAATTTTGCTATTTTCCTTATGAATAATCCACATCTAAAGAAAAATGTTGAGCATATCTATGTCATGGGTGGTGGTGTGAGATCAAAGAATCCGACTGGTTGTTGCCCACAAAATGCAAGCTCATCTTGCACGCCTCAGCAATGCGGTGACCATGGTAATATGTTCACAGATTATACTAGTAACCCATATGCAGAGTTCAATATATTTGGAGATCCTTTTGCTGCATACCAG GTTTTTCATTCTGGTATTCCCATCACCCTTGTTCCTTTGGATGCAACGAACACCATCCCCATCAGTGAGAATTTCTTTAACACATTTGAGAAGAATCATAATACGTTTGAGGCACAATACTGCTACCAGTCATTGAAAATAGCTCGTGATATATGGTTTGATGACCAATTCTACACG AGCTATTTTATGTGGGACTCCTTTTTATCTGGTGTGGCAATTTCAATCATGCGTAACTCACACAATCATAATGGGGAAAATGAATTTGCAGAAATGGAGTATATGAATATAACTGTAGTTACTTCAAACAAGCCTTATGGGGTGTATGATGGTTCCAATCCATTCTTTGATGGCCGTAAAGttccaaaattcaatttaaagaGGGGTGGTGTACATAGTGGTCATGTTCAGACTAGACTTCGAGATCCTTTTTGCATCGTGAAGAATGGGAAAGGGAAATGCCAG GATGGTTATACAGCAGAGGTAACTGGTTCAGAAGCCGTTCAAGTGCTAGTTGCTACAAAAGCAAAGCCTAATCAGAACATTGACAGCCCACTAGACagagaattttttataagtttctTGGAT GCTCTAAACCGCCCTCAACATACTGGCAGATTCAATTTAACGACACAATTTCCTCATTACAAAGAAGTTCTTTACAAAccagattttagatctataaaacTTGGGAAACCTGTTGTTTTTGATATGGATATGAGTGCTGGAGATTTTTTAGCTCTGTTTTACCTACTTAAAGTGCCTGTGGAAGTGATCAACCTCAAG GCAGTAATAGTAAGCACAACTGGTTGGGCAAATGCTGCAACAATAGATATCATTTATGATTTACTTCATATGATGGGCCGTGATGACATTCTGGTTGGTCTGGGAGATGTTTTTGCAATGAACCAAACTGATCCAATCTCCTCAGCTGCTGGAGACTGCAGATATGTTAAGGCCATCCCACATGGGAGTGGTGGACTTATCGACTCAGACACTCTCTATGGTTTGGCACGAGAATTGCCACGAAGCCCTAGAAG GTATACAGCACAGAACTCTGTAAAGTATGGAGCTCCTCGGAACACTGACCATCCTGAACTCAGACAGCCTCTAGCATTGGAAGTTTGGGATTCTATAGTGGCAAATCTTGATCCAGGATCTAAGATTACCATACTGACCAATGGACCCCTTACTAATCTAGCAAAGATTATTCTATCGGAGAAAAATGCTACCTCTTTTATCCAG GATGTGTATATAGTTGGAGGGCACATCAGTCATGGTCACGGGGACAAAGGAAATGTGTTTACTGTTCACTCCAACAAATATGCAGAATTCAATATGTTTCTTGACCCTGTGGCTGCAAAGACAGTCTTTGATTCAAAGGTTAACATCACACTCATTCCACTTGGCGTCCAGCGTAATGTTGGTTCATTACCAAGGATCTTGGAAAGGTTGCTAGAGACAAAAAGGACACCTGAAGCTAAGTTTGCCAGCCGATTACTGACAAGGCTATACCACTTGCAAAAATTGCACTCTTTATATAAACATatg GATATATTTTCTGGGGAAATCCTTGGTGCAGTAGCACTTGCCGGTGATCTAAAGCCAACTGTGCAAGTAAAGCCTGTCAAAATCTTTGCTGAAGGTGTTGAATCCAAAGACGGACAAACTGTGATTGATAAAAAGTATGGAAAATTGGTGAAAATATTGAAGAATGTGGATCCAACAGCTTATTATGATCTATTTGCAAATAGGCTTGGTAACATGAAGCAGTCTGCAGTGATAGGAAGTTTTGATGAACAGAAAAGGCAGTGGAGTACACGGCCAAAATAA